A genomic segment from Bradyrhizobium diazoefficiens USDA 110 encodes:
- a CDS encoding IS5 family transposase: MRYELTDYEWSVIKPMLPNKSRGVPRVNDRRVLNGIFWVLRSGAPWRDLPENFGPYTTCYNRFVRWRRAGVWAKLMSALAGAHDAAVQMIDTSIVRVHQHGACITRNWRQSMGRSRGGLTSKIHAVVDSNGLPVQLALSPGEVHDVRLAGKLLSRLRSGSMLLADRGYDADWIRELAMKKGAWANIPPKSNRTDPICFSPYLYRARNRVERFFNRIKQCRRVATRYDRLAGNYLAFIQLASIRLWLAARYESAP, encoded by the coding sequence ATGCGCTACGAACTCACGGACTATGAGTGGTCCGTCATTAAGCCGATGTTGCCGAATAAGTCGCGCGGCGTGCCGCGGGTGAATGACCGTCGTGTCCTCAACGGCATCTTCTGGGTCTTGCGATCCGGAGCGCCATGGCGCGACCTGCCAGAAAACTTCGGTCCGTACACCACTTGCTACAATCGATTCGTTCGCTGGCGACGGGCCGGCGTGTGGGCCAAGCTCATGAGCGCACTGGCCGGCGCCCATGATGCTGCCGTGCAGATGATCGACACTTCCATTGTTCGCGTACATCAACATGGGGCCTGCATCACAAGAAACTGGCGTCAATCGATGGGAAGGTCACGCGGCGGTCTGACGAGCAAAATCCACGCGGTGGTCGACAGCAATGGTCTACCGGTACAACTTGCGTTGAGTCCTGGCGAGGTGCACGACGTTCGACTTGCCGGTAAACTGCTCTCTCGTTTGAGATCCGGATCAATGCTGCTCGCCGACCGCGGCTACGACGCTGACTGGATCAGGGAGCTTGCCATGAAAAAGGGCGCATGGGCCAATATCCCGCCGAAAAGCAATCGGACCGATCCGATCTGCTTCAGCCCGTATCTCTACCGCGCCCGCAACCGCGTCGAGCGGTTCTTCAACAGGATCAAACAATGCCGTCGGGTGGCGACGCGCTACGACAGGCTTGCTGGAAACTACCTTGCCTTCATCCAACTTGCATCTATCCGGCTATGGCTCGCCGCTCGTTATGAGTCCGCGCCCTAG
- a CDS encoding AAA family ATPase codes for MTRYFLGSLSIEGFRGINNDGDPLVLKFKSDAVNSVHAPNGVGKSSIFEAVCFAIHGIVPRLKALQEAEQGDSYIVNRFHPGQQATVDLIFASDDASPDVAIKVVRAANGARLVTSPSGHADPQQFLASLQEDFVLVDYNRFAKLIDISALERGRSFASLVGLSRYSRLRQALDGAKRTQNVNSDLGLSALDAEVTTGARALSAIERRVIAAHDEVAGAGSAAVDKLSDLKAAVTAALSAIALLKPLIGEASVMDLDFEAAELAIEKQEGGEARKTLDTLTTSATSLAGLEVTVEELADVDRLLELAGRRDEAVRSVGAEALHALLRDALAVVSGSDWHDPNQCPVCEAKGSDALKPRLEGKIAKYDVAAQLGAELINDVATAPGIAKLRKLEEAPAMAIATGDRLHVAFDLAAKKGDLATSDLEIIKARLGVLETQRGETLARVRGEADALQARLPPSLVQVTRILSFAKQFRDAVLEYESGEPVLKVKQDKLKVLNRWKTFITRAGQSFADAEAELANERIGEIQTACQDLFGRFVRGGPDVKPTLSRAQNSENVDLKLADFFGLQDLSARALLSESYRNAVAAAIFFAAATKHSGVPRFMVLDDVTSSFDAGHQFALMDAVRTLLRYGAVPDGLQFIFLSHDTSLEKYFDKLNGTADWHHQKLQGMPPKGRLMVSAQEADRLKAQALQHLNAGQIDIGAPILRQYLEYKLGQIIAKLEIPVPPDYATRGDKRTLSTYIDAIGEAVKLYHAANRCVLTPQQIADLQNHHVPSIVGNFVSHYETGAGTPFNAYALLGVLQSIDSLADCFTYVDPSNGQKRYYRRLDRR; via the coding sequence ATGACGCGGTATTTCCTGGGCAGCCTGTCCATCGAGGGTTTTCGTGGGATCAATAATGACGGTGACCCGCTCGTCCTCAAGTTCAAATCTGACGCCGTCAACTCGGTGCATGCGCCGAACGGCGTCGGTAAAAGCTCCATATTCGAAGCCGTTTGCTTCGCGATCCACGGCATTGTCCCGCGCCTGAAGGCGCTCCAGGAAGCCGAGCAGGGCGACAGCTATATCGTGAATCGCTTCCATCCCGGGCAGCAAGCGACGGTTGATCTGATATTCGCCAGCGATGACGCCTCGCCAGATGTGGCGATCAAGGTGGTGCGGGCTGCCAACGGTGCGCGCCTAGTGACTTCGCCGAGCGGTCATGCCGACCCGCAGCAGTTCCTCGCGAGCCTGCAGGAGGATTTCGTCCTCGTCGACTATAATCGGTTCGCAAAGCTCATCGATATCTCCGCCTTGGAGCGGGGACGTTCTTTCGCATCGCTCGTGGGACTGAGCCGATACTCCCGGCTACGTCAGGCTCTGGACGGCGCCAAGCGAACGCAGAACGTCAACAGTGATCTGGGCCTCTCCGCGCTTGATGCCGAGGTGACCACAGGCGCGCGCGCGTTGAGTGCGATCGAGCGGCGTGTCATTGCGGCGCATGACGAGGTCGCCGGAGCGGGAAGCGCCGCCGTCGATAAACTCTCCGATCTGAAGGCGGCGGTAACCGCCGCCTTATCCGCCATCGCCTTGCTCAAGCCATTGATCGGCGAGGCCTCGGTAATGGATCTCGATTTCGAAGCGGCAGAGTTGGCGATCGAGAAACAGGAAGGCGGCGAAGCGCGAAAGACGCTGGACACGCTAACGACCTCCGCCACGTCGCTGGCGGGGCTTGAGGTCACGGTAGAGGAATTGGCCGACGTTGATCGGCTGCTCGAGTTGGCCGGAAGAAGAGACGAGGCCGTGCGCAGCGTCGGCGCGGAAGCATTGCACGCCCTTTTGCGCGATGCGCTGGCTGTGGTGTCCGGCTCCGATTGGCACGACCCGAATCAATGCCCAGTTTGCGAGGCGAAAGGTAGTGATGCTCTAAAGCCGCGGCTGGAAGGCAAGATCGCTAAATACGATGTAGCCGCTCAGCTCGGGGCCGAACTCATCAACGATGTCGCCACAGCGCCTGGGATCGCGAAGCTACGCAAGCTTGAAGAGGCGCCGGCCATGGCGATCGCGACGGGTGATCGCTTGCACGTAGCGTTCGATTTGGCCGCCAAGAAGGGGGATTTGGCGACCTCCGACCTGGAGATCATCAAGGCGCGCCTCGGGGTTCTTGAAACGCAGCGTGGCGAAACTCTTGCTCGGGTGCGAGGTGAGGCCGACGCGTTGCAGGCGCGCTTGCCTCCCTCATTGGTGCAGGTAACCCGCATCCTCAGCTTCGCAAAGCAGTTCCGCGATGCCGTGCTGGAATACGAGAGCGGCGAGCCGGTGCTCAAGGTGAAACAGGACAAGCTCAAGGTTCTGAATCGCTGGAAGACATTCATCACGCGCGCCGGCCAAAGCTTTGCTGATGCCGAAGCCGAACTGGCCAACGAGCGGATTGGCGAGATTCAGACCGCTTGTCAGGATCTGTTCGGCCGGTTCGTGCGAGGCGGTCCCGATGTGAAGCCGACCCTGAGCCGCGCGCAGAACAGCGAAAACGTTGATCTAAAGCTCGCGGACTTCTTCGGCCTACAGGACCTCAGTGCCCGGGCTCTACTCTCGGAAAGCTATCGGAACGCTGTGGCGGCTGCGATTTTCTTCGCGGCCGCGACCAAGCACAGCGGTGTTCCGCGCTTCATGGTGCTCGACGACGTGACATCGAGCTTTGACGCTGGTCACCAGTTCGCGTTGATGGACGCCGTGCGGACGTTGCTACGCTATGGCGCTGTGCCGGACGGGCTGCAGTTCATTTTCCTGAGCCATGACACCAGCCTGGAGAAGTACTTCGACAAGCTCAATGGCACTGCGGATTGGCATCACCAGAAGCTCCAAGGCATGCCTCCAAAGGGGCGGCTCATGGTATCGGCCCAGGAGGCGGATCGTCTCAAGGCGCAGGCGTTGCAGCACCTGAATGCTGGCCAGATCGATATTGGTGCGCCGATCCTGCGGCAATATCTCGAATACAAGCTGGGACAGATTATCGCCAAGTTGGAGATCCCTGTTCCACCGGACTATGCCACCCGTGGTGACAAGCGGACGCTTTCGACCTACATCGACGCAATCGGCGAGGCCGTGAAGCTTTATCATGCGGCCAATCGGTGTGTGCTGACGCCTCAGCAGATCGCCGATCTCCAAAACCATCATGTGCCATCGATCGTTGGGAATTTCGTCAGCCACTACGAGACCGGCGCGGGGACGCCTTTCAACGCCTACGCCTTGCTGGGGGTGTTGCAGAGCATTGATAGTCTCGCGGACTGCTTTACCTACGTTGATCCGAGTAACGGACAGAAGCGATACTATCGCCGGTTAGATCGCCGTTAA
- a CDS encoding TetR/AcrR family transcriptional regulator produces MMTINTKLPVGRPREFDLDEAVRRAMQIFWDRGFHDASLPDLLAGMQLSKGSFYKAFGDKKSVFLRALEFYTDDGVRNVQEVLRSAPSPKAAIRNALVRYADLSSGKKGVRGCFGVLTAAEMLPGDPDIAEVIKRLFSRLQALFAATIAKGQAAGEIANRSDPEVIAHFIVSHAQGMRVLGKVGSRRDEMLKDADLLMEMLF; encoded by the coding sequence ATGATGACCATCAATACCAAACTTCCTGTGGGACGCCCCCGTGAATTCGATCTCGACGAGGCGGTGAGGCGAGCGATGCAAATCTTTTGGGATCGTGGGTTTCACGACGCATCGTTGCCTGATCTGCTTGCCGGAATGCAGCTTTCGAAGGGCAGCTTCTACAAGGCTTTCGGTGACAAGAAATCTGTCTTCCTGCGCGCCCTCGAGTTCTACACCGACGATGGCGTACGAAACGTCCAGGAGGTTCTGCGATCAGCCCCCTCGCCGAAGGCGGCAATCCGCAACGCGTTGGTGCGGTATGCGGATTTGTCGTCTGGGAAAAAAGGGGTGCGCGGTTGTTTCGGTGTGTTGACGGCTGCCGAGATGTTGCCGGGAGATCCCGACATCGCAGAGGTGATCAAGCGTCTTTTCTCCAGGCTTCAAGCCCTGTTCGCTGCAACGATCGCGAAAGGACAGGCCGCCGGCGAAATCGCCAATAGGTCCGATCCTGAAGTCATCGCGCACTTTATCGTCTCACATGCACAAGGCATGCGGGTGCTTGGTAAAGTTGGATCACGCCGCGACGAGATGCTGAAAGATGCCGATCTCCTGATGGAGATGCTTTTTTAA
- a CDS encoding IS110 family transposase has product MSQTPSTAIAVIGIDIGKNSFHVVGHDTRGAIVLRQKWSRGQVEARLANMQPCLIGMEACVGAHHLSRKLASLGHDARLMPAKYVRPYSKGPKNDFNDAEAIAEAVQRPTMKFVATKTAEQLDLQALHRVRERLVSQRTGIINQIRAFMLERGIAVRQGIGFLRTELPTILATRTDALSPRMLRVIEELAGDWRRLDQRIDSLSGEIEALARQDQACSRLMTVPGIGPIISSAMVAAIGTGDVFSKGRDFGAWLGLVPKQISTGDRTILGKISRRGNRYLRVLFVQAAWVVLVRIKNWERYGLRSWIEAAKKRLHHNVLAIALANKLARIAWAVLAKGRAFELTRTNDADVQSA; this is encoded by the coding sequence ATGTCCCAGACACCCAGTACTGCGATCGCCGTGATCGGCATCGATATCGGCAAAAACTCGTTCCACGTCGTGGGCCACGATACGCGCGGCGCCATCGTGCTGCGGCAAAAGTGGTCGCGTGGCCAGGTGGAGGCGCGGCTCGCCAATATGCAGCCTTGCCTGATCGGCATGGAAGCCTGCGTCGGCGCACATCATTTGAGCCGCAAACTCGCATCGCTAGGTCACGATGCCAGGTTGATGCCGGCCAAATATGTCCGCCCTTATAGCAAAGGACCGAAGAACGACTTCAATGATGCCGAAGCGATTGCCGAAGCCGTGCAACGCCCGACGATGAAGTTCGTGGCGACCAAGACCGCGGAGCAACTGGATCTGCAGGCGCTGCATCGGGTGCGCGAGCGGCTGGTGTCGCAACGCACCGGCATCATCAACCAGATTCGCGCCTTCATGCTGGAACGCGGGATCGCGGTGCGCCAGGGTATCGGCTTCCTGCGCACAGAACTGCCCACCATCCTTGCCACGCGCACCGATGCCCTGTCGCCACGCATGTTGCGTGTCATCGAGGAGTTGGCAGGCGACTGGCGCCGGCTGGATCAGCGCATCGATAGCCTCTCCGGCGAGATCGAAGCACTGGCCCGTCAAGATCAGGCATGTTCGCGCCTGATGACGGTGCCTGGCATCGGGCCGATCATTTCGAGCGCCATGGTAGCCGCGATCGGCACTGGAGACGTCTTCTCCAAAGGCCGTGACTTCGGCGCCTGGCTCGGACTGGTGCCCAAGCAGATCTCGACGGGAGACCGCACGATCCTCGGCAAAATCTCAAGGCGCGGCAATCGCTACCTGCGCGTTCTGTTCGTGCAGGCGGCATGGGTGGTGCTGGTCAGGATCAAGAACTGGGAACGTTACGGACTCAGATCCTGGATCGAAGCCGCCAAGAAGCGATTGCACCACAACGTGCTAGCGATCGCACTCGCCAACAAGCTTGCCCGCATCGCCTGGGCGGTGCTGGCTAAAGGACGCGCCTTCGAGCTGACAAGGACCAACGATGCAGACGTCCAATCCGCTTGA
- a CDS encoding IS630-like element ISBj5 family transposase yields MANAGVKGRPIAPLVLSSQERAYLERQVRRHRVARSLSERCRAILRCADGLPSKSVAAELGIHEHTVGKWRRRFLKDRCDGLLDEARPGRPRTIDDDQVAEVIERTLRTTPPDATHWSIRSMAADTGFSHTTIRRMWTAFGLQPHRSQTFKLSSDPLFVDKVRDIVGLYLSPPNRAVVLSVDEKSQIQALDREQPVLPMMPGVPERRTHSYVRHGTTTLFAALDVASGFVIGKCYKRHRALEFLKFLKEIDAQIPEGLAVHIVMDNYATHKTPKIKAWLARRPHYHVHFTPTSASWINQIERWFAELTRKQIRRGVHTSVRQLEADIRTFIELHNNNPKPFKWTKSADQILASVKRFCHKAQQTLCGEL; encoded by the coding sequence GTGGCGAATGCAGGTGTGAAAGGCCGGCCGATCGCGCCGTTGGTGCTGAGTTCGCAGGAGCGGGCGTACTTGGAGAGGCAAGTTCGTCGTCATCGTGTAGCCCGATCGCTATCTGAGCGATGCCGCGCGATCCTGCGGTGTGCAGATGGTCTGCCAAGCAAGTCTGTGGCTGCCGAACTTGGCATCCATGAACACACCGTCGGCAAGTGGCGCCGCCGATTCTTGAAGGATCGTTGTGATGGCCTGCTTGACGAAGCCCGCCCGGGCCGCCCTCGAACCATCGACGATGATCAGGTTGCCGAGGTAATCGAGCGGACATTGCGTACGACGCCGCCCGACGCAACGCACTGGTCGATCCGCTCGATGGCTGCGGATACTGGCTTTTCTCACACCACGATCCGCCGAATGTGGACGGCGTTCGGCTTGCAGCCGCACCGCAGCCAGACATTTAAACTATCGAGCGATCCGCTATTCGTCGATAAGGTGCGCGATATTGTCGGGCTTTATCTGTCGCCGCCTAACCGAGCCGTTGTCCTCAGTGTCGATGAGAAAAGCCAGATCCAGGCACTCGATCGCGAGCAGCCGGTCTTGCCGATGATGCCTGGGGTGCCGGAACGTCGCACGCATAGCTATGTGCGGCATGGTACGACCACGCTGTTTGCCGCGCTCGATGTCGCTTCCGGCTTCGTCATTGGCAAATGCTACAAGCGCCATCGGGCGCTCGAGTTCTTGAAGTTTCTCAAAGAGATCGACGCTCAAATCCCTGAGGGGCTCGCTGTCCATATCGTCATGGACAACTACGCTACCCACAAGACCCCCAAGATTAAAGCGTGGCTCGCTCGCCGGCCGCACTATCATGTCCACTTCACGCCGACTTCCGCGTCGTGGATCAATCAGATCGAGCGCTGGTTCGCTGAACTCACCAGAAAGCAGATCCGGCGAGGTGTTCACACCTCCGTCAGGCAGCTCGAAGCCGACATCCGTACCTTCATCGAATTGCACAACAACAACCCGAAGCCCTTCAAATGGACCAAGTCCGCAGACCAGATCTTGGCTTCCGTCAAACGCTTTTGCCACAAAGCCCAGCAGACTTTATGTGGCGAACTTTAG
- a CDS encoding DUF308 domain-containing protein, with product MTLSTTRPSPKANAWLKRYYFIRSAVAALWAVAALTIARDRSHLAAILLVAYPLWDALANYLDAQRSSGLASSKSQMVNVIISIITAIAVTIALTRSMNAVLLIFGAWAVVAGLLQLATGVGRWGSAGAQWAMILSGAQSALAGCFFVYRAGVVTNVGISDVAGYAAFGAFYFMVSAVWLWSTGLRRSSVQTTA from the coding sequence ATGACGCTCAGCACTACACGTCCTTCTCCGAAAGCCAATGCCTGGCTCAAGCGCTACTATTTCATTCGCTCTGCCGTCGCGGCTCTATGGGCGGTTGCGGCCTTGACGATCGCCAGAGACCGTTCCCATCTCGCGGCCATCCTGCTGGTTGCCTATCCCTTGTGGGATGCCCTCGCCAACTATCTCGACGCGCAACGCAGCAGTGGGCTTGCTTCGAGCAAGAGCCAGATGGTCAATGTCATCATTAGCATTATTACTGCAATAGCGGTCACCATCGCGCTGACGCGGAGCATGAATGCCGTGCTTTTGATCTTCGGGGCATGGGCGGTCGTCGCGGGGCTTCTTCAGCTTGCGACCGGCGTGGGCCGCTGGGGATCGGCCGGCGCACAATGGGCGATGATCCTCAGCGGCGCACAGTCGGCGCTGGCGGGGTGCTTCTTCGTCTACCGGGCGGGGGTTGTTACCAATGTCGGGATTAGTGACGTTGCCGGCTACGCCGCGTTCGGTGCCTTCTACTTTATGGTTTCGGCCGTTTGGCTATGGAGCACCGGCTTGCGTCGCTCTTCTGTGCAAACCACTGCGTAG
- a CDS encoding ATP-binding protein, producing the protein METFNLDPRQLARIEAVHRWFLYQHLYAAACLFDAARAGVTHVIVENDEDVELVQPDRRIYLQVKTRASNLILSDIDGALSRFAAIRQEHEEGRRSGSCQFVIVSNSAPGPEFAKLITGKEWPSDTRLHWPQSPAVDEALPLPWRTIADGFEACRAAAETLPFSVLAPETLVWKIAGRMMAAAGGIEPSSNHTFTVEELPALFEQLVVQLQDFPAPPLRYRPQEHEPNLANGQRVRLVVGLSGAGKTSWVSQTALHTSDRLAYYDIAEISGPALANAVARELAARIFGSRGGKLGEILLPGASGTEILFAIGRHLAEDKLTATVVLDNAHRIAAADLVSLVGASDQLQFVLLAQPSATIARIEATLGVKAELLLGWSNETAAAEGASLGCRGDFSDYERLLKITGGLPLYVQNALKIAAESYEGVVTRVCAALEDRTHIVETAQELILSDVFDRFNDPERRAVAALSLSDVPLTQSEASVVLKRAFDLEPEIAATAFRRLRTSGTIQIFGVDRFKIHDAMRPLGRTYLSDAGGEHLQNAREAIRDLLIKALPNDHDRQRVFLLLRMFVALGNVKPLVEMATDEIFHELVIWNGSS; encoded by the coding sequence ATGGAAACGTTCAACCTTGATCCCCGTCAACTTGCCCGGATCGAAGCCGTTCATCGCTGGTTCCTCTATCAGCACCTCTATGCCGCCGCGTGTCTGTTTGATGCTGCCCGGGCCGGTGTGACCCATGTCATCGTCGAGAATGATGAAGACGTCGAACTCGTCCAGCCTGACAGACGAATCTACCTACAAGTCAAAACTCGGGCATCTAACCTTATTCTAAGCGACATTGATGGCGCACTCTCAAGGTTCGCGGCTATTAGACAGGAGCACGAGGAAGGTCGACGGAGCGGTTCATGCCAGTTCGTCATAGTATCGAATAGTGCGCCTGGGCCGGAATTTGCCAAGCTTATCACAGGTAAAGAATGGCCGTCCGACACCAGGCTCCATTGGCCGCAATCACCGGCGGTAGACGAAGCCCTTCCCTTGCCGTGGAGGACCATCGCGGATGGTTTCGAGGCGTGCCGAGCGGCTGCCGAAACGCTTCCTTTTTCCGTATTGGCTCCAGAAACCCTCGTCTGGAAAATCGCTGGCCGGATGATGGCAGCAGCGGGTGGGATTGAGCCAAGCTCCAATCACACGTTCACGGTTGAGGAATTACCGGCACTCTTCGAGCAGCTTGTTGTCCAACTCCAAGATTTTCCTGCTCCGCCGCTTCGATATCGTCCGCAGGAACATGAACCAAATCTGGCAAATGGCCAACGCGTGCGGCTCGTCGTCGGCCTCTCCGGTGCAGGAAAGACGTCCTGGGTTTCTCAGACAGCTCTGCATACTTCTGACCGTCTGGCATATTACGATATTGCCGAGATATCCGGCCCTGCGCTGGCCAATGCCGTCGCACGCGAACTTGCAGCTCGCATCTTCGGATCGCGTGGCGGCAAGCTAGGCGAGATCTTGTTACCGGGCGCAAGCGGCACCGAAATCCTGTTTGCGATCGGTCGCCACCTAGCCGAGGACAAACTCACCGCGACTGTGGTGTTGGATAACGCGCATCGCATTGCAGCCGCGGATTTGGTTTCGCTGGTCGGGGCCTCCGATCAGCTGCAGTTTGTGCTTCTCGCCCAGCCCAGCGCAACGATCGCCCGAATCGAGGCAACGCTTGGCGTGAAGGCGGAGTTGCTTCTCGGCTGGTCCAATGAGACGGCCGCGGCCGAGGGAGCGTCGCTCGGATGCCGTGGGGATTTCTCAGACTATGAGCGCTTGTTGAAAATCACTGGTGGGCTGCCGCTCTACGTCCAGAATGCGCTGAAAATTGCGGCTGAAAGCTACGAGGGGGTGGTCACCCGAGTCTGCGCGGCGCTTGAGGACCGCACCCATATTGTCGAGACTGCGCAAGAACTTATTCTGTCAGATGTCTTCGACAGATTTAACGACCCTGAGCGCCGCGCTGTCGCGGCGCTCAGTCTCAGCGACGTCCCACTGACTCAATCCGAAGCCAGTGTCGTATTGAAGCGCGCCTTCGACCTCGAGCCGGAGATCGCGGCCACGGCATTCAGGCGATTGCGAACAAGCGGTACAATCCAGATTTTCGGTGTCGATCGTTTCAAGATTCACGATGCGATGAGACCGCTCGGCCGCACCTACCTGAGTGACGCCGGGGGTGAGCATCTGCAAAATGCACGCGAGGCCATTCGCGACCTCCTTATAAAGGCACTACCCAACGATCACGACCGTCAAAGAGTTTTTCTTCTCCTGAGGATGTTTGTCGCTCTTGGGAACGTGAAGCCTCTCGTTGAGATGGCCACCGACGAGATATTTCACGAACTAGTCATCTGGAACGGAAGTTCGTGA
- a CDS encoding PDDEXK nuclease domain-containing protein, with amino-acid sequence MSSRPRKPPRRSDALGSAGEVDAQSYTAFVGDLKQKIAAARHRASLSINRELVTLYWTIGRDILERQEREGWGARVVDRLAGDLRLAFPEMTGLSPRNLKYMRSFAEAWPNGEFVQQVVALLPWGHNVRLLDAVKTQEERTWYARQAIEHGWSRNVLVHQIESKLFARQGSALTNFSRTLPAEQSELAQQILKDPYTFDFLSLGPDMLERDLERGLVEHLRSLILELGKGFAFVGSQYHLEVGGQDYYLDLLFYHLRLRCFVVIELKIEDFKPEFAGKMNFYLSAVDEQLRHPDDKPTIGIILCKGRNEVIVEYALRDSSKPMGVAQYQLSAALPPQLEDALPTAAEFAREFPLMSVVKLRIEIERAVRDLADKRGVAFDRPTGIMKMLRDLHRNGSVPSSTEQMLDALHTMNEATHGMDVDPETAERAVEIGTIFLGELQKLNTDE; translated from the coding sequence ATGAGCTCGCGGCCGCGAAAGCCCCCTCGCCGCAGCGATGCGCTCGGTTCCGCTGGCGAAGTGGACGCGCAAAGCTACACGGCGTTCGTCGGGGATCTGAAGCAGAAGATCGCGGCGGCACGCCACCGAGCCAGCTTGTCGATCAACCGCGAGCTAGTGACGCTCTACTGGACGATCGGGCGCGACATCCTGGAACGGCAGGAGCGCGAAGGTTGGGGTGCCCGGGTGGTCGACCGTCTGGCTGGCGATCTTCGCCTGGCTTTCCCGGAAATGACCGGTTTATCGCCCCGGAATCTGAAATACATGCGCTCGTTCGCCGAGGCCTGGCCCAACGGCGAATTTGTGCAACAGGTTGTTGCACTATTGCCATGGGGGCATAACGTCCGTTTGCTCGACGCCGTCAAAACGCAGGAAGAGCGCACCTGGTACGCGCGGCAGGCAATTGAACACGGCTGGAGTCGTAACGTTCTTGTCCATCAGATCGAAAGCAAGCTTTTTGCCCGGCAAGGAAGCGCCCTCACCAATTTCTCGCGAACCCTGCCCGCAGAGCAGTCCGAGCTTGCCCAACAAATCCTCAAAGACCCCTACACGTTCGACTTCCTCTCGCTTGGCCCAGACATGCTGGAGCGCGACCTCGAGCGTGGTTTGGTCGAGCATCTGCGTTCACTCATCCTCGAGCTCGGCAAGGGCTTCGCATTCGTCGGCAGCCAATATCACCTCGAAGTCGGCGGGCAGGATTACTACTTGGACCTTCTTTTCTATCATCTGCGTCTTCGCTGCTTCGTGGTGATCGAGCTGAAGATCGAAGACTTCAAACCCGAATTTGCGGGAAAGATGAACTTTTACCTCTCGGCCGTGGACGAGCAATTGCGCCATCCCGACGACAAACCGACCATCGGCATCATCTTGTGCAAAGGGCGCAACGAGGTGATCGTGGAATACGCGTTGCGAGACTCCAGCAAACCGATGGGGGTCGCCCAGTATCAGCTCTCGGCTGCGTTGCCGCCACAACTCGAGGATGCCCTCCCGACGGCCGCGGAGTTCGCGCGAGAATTTCCACTGATGTCCGTGGTCAAGCTACGCATCGAAATCGAGCGCGCGGTACGCGATCTCGCGGACAAGCGAGGCGTCGCTTTCGACCGGCCGACCGGCATCATGAAAATGCTCCGTGATCTGCATCGAAATGGATCGGTGCCAAGTAGCACAGAGCAGATGCTCGACGCCCTCCACACCATGAACGAAGCTACGCATGGCATGGATGTGGACCCGGAGACCGCTGAACGCGCCGTCGAAATCGGCACGATCTTCCTTGGGGAACTCCAGAAACTGAATACAGACGAGTAA
- a CDS encoding helix-turn-helix domain-containing protein produces the protein MRKVVPNGKAVKALREQLERLSTQKEMASEIGVSIRMLRMIENENAPIAVTTAERLAKALQVHRERIILGSELSEMTPTVSAPEVLSALMEDEDRLIPRNDYDIASATADEGALYTEAARSHDVACIIETTLDEETGAYAQELFDILVGLSWSQRDILVDIPPATEIAVRRRLRQLIVLLKGNDIWIYRTSVLRRLPERYTVAPPDEPFSYQSRQVVALGPPGEYGETTMRVPIDHGQPFILPAWRKLRKSDNETETA, from the coding sequence ATGAGGAAGGTCGTGCCGAACGGGAAGGCGGTGAAAGCCCTGAGGGAGCAGCTTGAAAGGCTGTCGACCCAAAAGGAAATGGCGAGTGAAATCGGTGTCAGCATTCGCATGCTTCGTATGATCGAGAATGAGAATGCGCCAATTGCAGTGACAACGGCTGAACGGTTGGCAAAAGCGCTGCAAGTTCATCGTGAACGCATTATCCTTGGCTCCGAGCTTTCGGAAATGACGCCGACCGTAAGTGCGCCGGAAGTCCTTTCCGCGCTGATGGAAGATGAGGACCGGCTCATCCCCCGCAACGACTATGACATCGCCAGTGCGACAGCGGACGAGGGCGCGCTCTATACGGAGGCGGCCCGCTCGCACGACGTGGCCTGCATTATCGAGACAACGCTCGATGAGGAAACTGGAGCCTATGCGCAGGAGCTTTTCGATATCCTCGTTGGCTTGTCCTGGTCGCAGCGAGATATTCTCGTCGACATTCCCCCCGCGACGGAGATCGCGGTTCGCCGGCGCCTGCGACAGCTCATCGTCCTTCTCAAGGGCAACGACATCTGGATTTATCGAACCTCGGTTCTGAGGCGATTGCCGGAGCGCTACACGGTCGCACCGCCGGACGAGCCGTTCTCCTATCAAAGCCGTCAGGTCGTAGCACTAGGGCCGCCGGGTGAATATGGCGAGACCACCATGCGCGTGCCGATCGATCATGGGCAGCCGTTCATCCTTCCGGCATGGCGGAAGCTTCGCAAGAGCGACAACGAAACAGAGACAGCCTGA